From a region of the Danio aesculapii chromosome 4, fDanAes4.1, whole genome shotgun sequence genome:
- the th2 gene encoding tyrosine hydroxylase 2 has product MWPPQSYINFAPRLFRVDISIDITLTGYIQFSMKSDSIAQNVPLSGRKRSLIEDARRDRESGSSSPGPSRCGDSFVFEEEKTGKITLNILFAIKNEKNAGFFKAGKVFETFETKLLHLESRASRKSKKSSGEDLEFFMRCEVHCSDTDIFINSLKRVADDVRIVQEEKMPWFPKKISDLDKCNHLITKYDPDLDQDHPGFSDPEYRKRRGFISEMAFNYKHGDPLPVVEYTPEENATWREVYRTLRSLYPSHACRQFLEALTQLESERLYGEDQIPQLREVSAFLKERTGFQLRPVAGLLSARDFLASLAFRVFQCTQYIRHPSAPMHSPEPDCCHELLGHIPMLADQEFAQFSQEIGLVSLGASDEDIEKLSTLYWFTVEFGLCKQNGTLKAYGAGLLSSYGELLYALSNEPQFKPFDPAETAVQPYQDQSYQPVYFVSESFEDAKQKLRRYSSTIQTPFSIRYDPYTCSMEVLDEPSKIQNALGQMRDDLKILHKALGRLGQK; this is encoded by the exons TACATCAATTTTGCTCCTCGCTTGTTTAGAGTTGACATCAGTATTGACATAACATTAACTGGATATATACAGTTTTCGATGAAGTCGGACAGTATAGCGCAGAATGTTCCGCTGAGCGGCAGAAAGCGCAGTCTGATTGAGGACGCGCGGCGCGACAGAGAGAGCGGCTCTTCATCTCCGGGCCCCTCGCGCTGCGGAGACAGCTTCGTGTTTGAGGAGGAGAAGACGGGCAAAATCACTCTCAACATCCTCTTTGCTATTAAAAATGAGAAAAACGCCGGCTTCTTCAAGGCTGGCAAAGTCTTTGAG ACTTTCGAAACCAAGCTCCTACACCTGGAGAGTCGAGCGAGCAGAAAGAGTAAGAAAAGCAGTGGAGAAGATCTGGAGTTCTTCATGAGGTGTGAAGTGCACTGCTCTGACACAGACATTTTCATCAACTCCTTAAAAAGAGTTGCAGATGACGTGCGAATAGTGCAGGAGGAAAAGA tgCCATGGTTTCCAAAGAAGATCTCTGACCTTGATAAATGCAATCATCTGATAACAAAATATGACCCTGATCTGGACCAGGATCACCCT GGATTCAGTGATCCAGAATACAGAAAACGAAGAGGATTCATTTCTGAAATGGCTTTCAATTATAAGCA CGGTGACCCTTTACCAGTAGTGGAATACACTCCAGAAGAGAATGCCACGTG GAGGGAGGTTTACAGGACTCTGAGGAGCCTTTACCCCAGTCACGCCTGCAGACAGTTTCTAGAAGCCCTCACTCAGCTGGAAAGTGAACGTCTGTATGGAGAAGACCAGATCCCTCAGCTCAGAGAGGTGTCTGCTTTTCTCAAAG AGAGAACAGGTTTTCAGTTGCGGCCGGTGGCAGGACTACTATCTGCTCGGGATTTTCTCGCCAGTTTAGCGTTCCGGGTTTTCCAGTGCACCCAGTACATTCGTCACCCTTCAGCCCCCATGCATTCCCCTGAACC AGATTGCTGCCATGAACTACTCGGACATATTCCTATGCTTGCAGACCAAGAATTTGCTCAGTTTTCACAG GAGATTGGACTGGTCTCGCTTGGAGCATCAGATGAAGATATTGAAAAACTGTCTACA cTGTACTGGTTTACTGTAGAGTTTGGTCTCTGTAAACAAAATGGAACATTGAAGGCTTATGGGGCTGGACTCCTGTCCTCCTATGGAGAACTGTTG TATGCCCTTTCTAACGAGCCCCAGTTCAAGCCATTCGACCCAGCTGAGACTGCAGTTCAACCATACCAAGATCAGTCATATCAACCAGTTTACTTTGTGTCCGAGAGCTTCGAGGATGCCAAACAGAAGctgag GCGATATTCATCCACAATACAGACACCTTTCTCCATAAGATATGACCCCTACACTTGCAGCATGGAGGTTCTAGATGAGCCTTCCAAGATCCAGAATGCTTTGGGGCAGATGAGGGATGACCTGAAGATCTTGCATAAAGCCTTGGGGAGACTGGGACAGAAATAA